The Tumebacillus amylolyticus genome window below encodes:
- a CDS encoding methyl-accepting chemotaxis protein, translating to MKLRTKIILMFSAVITVGTASMGTFAGYSIKSDIVSASQEKLKSDLAMGRTLIEEKYSGDWELKDGKLYKGTTAMNDNFTVVDEISKATGDNVTIFMNDTRVATTVKKDDGSRAVGTKVSETVATAVLKNGETYVGEATVVNKSNQTAYEPIKNVKGEIIGIWFVGVPSTAFDTIIGRFQNKVWIFGIVGLLVGILVAALVAEFNARPLRRLTAITKRVAAGDLTVEALNSTRKDEFGELGNSVNEMVANLRGLIGHVGETAEQVASSSQELSATTDQTAAATEQITHSIQHVATGAEHQVYSASKAARALEDMSMGIEKIAETAVAVAETSLEATREAEVGNDAVQQAVRQMETIAVSVNTTATGVKQLETRSLEIGQIVEVITGIAAQTNLLALNAAIEASRAGEQGRGFAVVADEVRKLAEQSSMSAGQISELIRSIQEETSKAVYSMDGVIGEVKSGTHAVSEAGDAFTRILTAGRLVSDQIQDVSASSQEMTANSQQVLDTVNEMMEIAQQSSTSAQTVAATSEEQSASIEEVAASAESLAEMSNQLRAEIGKFRV from the coding sequence ATGAAACTTCGCACGAAGATTATTCTGATGTTTTCGGCTGTGATTACCGTTGGAACGGCTTCGATGGGGACGTTTGCCGGCTACTCGATCAAAAGTGACATCGTCAGCGCGTCACAGGAGAAGCTGAAGTCGGACTTGGCGATGGGTCGGACGTTGATTGAGGAGAAGTACAGCGGAGATTGGGAACTCAAGGACGGCAAACTCTACAAAGGGACCACGGCGATGAATGACAATTTCACAGTCGTGGATGAGATTTCAAAAGCGACGGGGGATAATGTAACGATCTTCATGAACGACACCCGTGTCGCAACGACGGTGAAAAAAGACGACGGCTCTCGCGCAGTCGGGACCAAAGTCAGCGAAACGGTAGCGACTGCAGTGCTCAAAAACGGCGAGACGTATGTCGGGGAAGCGACCGTTGTGAACAAATCGAACCAAACGGCTTATGAGCCGATCAAAAACGTCAAGGGCGAGATCATCGGAATTTGGTTTGTCGGCGTGCCGAGCACGGCTTTTGACACGATCATCGGCCGGTTCCAGAACAAAGTTTGGATCTTTGGGATCGTGGGTTTGCTCGTGGGAATTTTGGTGGCCGCTCTGGTGGCGGAATTCAATGCCCGTCCACTTCGTCGTTTGACGGCGATCACGAAGCGTGTGGCGGCGGGAGACTTGACGGTGGAAGCGTTGAACTCCACCCGCAAGGATGAGTTTGGCGAATTGGGCAACTCCGTCAACGAGATGGTCGCGAATTTGCGGGGCCTGATCGGGCATGTCGGCGAAACGGCGGAGCAAGTGGCCAGTTCGTCACAGGAGCTCTCGGCGACGACCGACCAGACCGCCGCTGCGACCGAGCAGATTACGCACAGCATTCAGCATGTGGCAACGGGTGCCGAGCACCAAGTATACAGCGCATCCAAAGCGGCGCGGGCGTTGGAAGACATGTCGATGGGCATCGAAAAAATCGCCGAGACTGCAGTGGCGGTTGCCGAGACTTCCTTGGAAGCAACGCGTGAAGCGGAAGTCGGGAACGATGCGGTGCAGCAGGCGGTTCGTCAGATGGAAACCATCGCGGTCTCTGTGAACACGACGGCGACCGGTGTGAAGCAATTGGAGACGAGGTCGCTGGAAATCGGACAGATTGTCGAAGTGATCACGGGAATTGCCGCGCAGACCAATTTGCTCGCGTTGAACGCTGCGATTGAAGCGTCGCGTGCGGGAGAGCAAGGGCGAGGGTTTGCCGTGGTTGCAGACGAAGTGCGCAAATTGGCGGAGCAGTCCAGCATGTCGGCGGGACAGATTTCCGAGTTGATTCGTTCGATCCAAGAGGAGACCTCGAAAGCGGTGTATTCGATGGACGGCGTGATCGGCGAAGTGAAGTCGGGCACGCACGCGGTTTCGGAAGCGGGGGATGCGTTTACGCGCATTCTGACGGCCGGTCGTTTGGTTTCCGATCAGATTCAAGATGTTTCGGCGTCTTCGCAAGAGATGACGGCGAATTCGCAGCAGGTTTTGGATACGGTCAATGAGATGATGGAGATTGCACAGCAGTCGTCCACCTCGGCGCAAACGGTGGCGGCCACGTCCGAAGAGCAGTCGGCTTCCATCGAGGAAGTCGCGGCTTCGGCGGAGTCGCTCGCTGAGATGTCCAACCAATTACGTGCAGAGATCGGGAAGTTTCGCGTGTAG
- a CDS encoding 4-hydroxy-3-methylbut-2-enyl diphosphate reductase, producing MEVIKISPRGYCYGVVDAMVLAQQAAKDLDLPRPIYILGKIVHNSHVVDAFDKQGIITLDGADRLALLDEIETGTVIFTAHGVSPQVKEKAIAKGLTTVDATCPDVTKTHDLIREKVAKGYEIVYIGKKGHPEPEGAMGVAPDKVHLVEKVSDVESLSIEASRILVTNQTTMSQWDTKALMNEVLKRYPHVEIHNEICLATQVRQEAVAEQAGEADLTIVVGDPASNNSNRLAQVSEEIANTKSYRIADLSELQRDWLQGVKKVAVTSGASTPTQVTKEVIDFLEQYDPEEESTWDTTFKVNVEKILPRAKEKSK from the coding sequence ATGGAAGTCATTAAGATTTCGCCCCGTGGGTACTGTTACGGCGTGGTGGATGCGATGGTGTTGGCTCAACAAGCGGCCAAGGACCTCGACCTGCCCCGTCCGATCTATATACTTGGCAAGATCGTCCACAACTCGCACGTCGTGGACGCGTTCGACAAGCAAGGCATCATCACCCTCGACGGCGCAGACCGTCTCGCGCTGCTCGATGAGATTGAAACGGGCACGGTGATTTTTACCGCGCACGGCGTTTCGCCGCAAGTCAAGGAGAAAGCCATCGCCAAGGGCCTGACCACCGTCGACGCCACCTGCCCGGACGTGACCAAAACGCACGACCTGATTCGTGAAAAAGTAGCCAAAGGCTACGAAATCGTCTACATCGGCAAAAAGGGACACCCCGAACCGGAGGGCGCAATGGGCGTGGCCCCGGACAAAGTCCATCTCGTGGAGAAAGTGTCGGACGTGGAATCGCTGTCCATTGAAGCGTCGCGCATTCTCGTCACCAACCAGACCACGATGAGCCAGTGGGACACCAAAGCGCTGATGAACGAAGTGCTCAAACGCTACCCGCACGTCGAAATTCACAACGAGATCTGCCTCGCGACCCAAGTTCGCCAAGAAGCGGTGGCGGAGCAAGCGGGAGAAGCTGACCTGACGATCGTCGTCGGCGACCCGGCTTCGAACAACTCCAACCGTCTCGCACAAGTTTCCGAAGAGATTGCGAACACCAAGTCGTACCGCATCGCCGACCTCTCCGAACTGCAACGCGACTGGCTGCAAGGTGTGAAAAAAGTCGCCGTCACCTCCGGTGCCTCCACGCCTACGCAAGTGACCAAGGAAGTGATCGACTTCCTCGAACAGTATGACCCGGAAGAGGAGTCCACGTGGGATACGACGTTTAAAGTCAACGTGGAGAAAATTCTCCCGCGTGCGAAAGAGAAGAGCAAGTAA
- a CDS encoding MFS transporter: MWKDLLLYRDLMRNRNFGFYAFSYYLASIGGAMTLFAIWSQAATLTENNPMAIGLSGILDTLPSILFAPWAGLLADRYNKRTLLIASRILQAAAVLGMVFTTELWQLYVLAALHSTFTAFETPPHRALLPTLVREDQYVTMNSFMVTMNSLTQFFRPALAGLVVSTFGYHAGFSVNVVVQLLAAAALLFVTVKPSTQPAADESGEKTGMWGGVREGMAYIRTEPILMYLFFFSVIMTFCFSTQGPLTQVFVGQYLADSPDQVSARVGWLFSSIGVGGVLGALVTPKLISRLPVFLLLIASFAFDGLVVIVFSQSNTLWLAMVCYSLFGIIGSVNMIVTDTLIQRIVPENLRGRVYGAFGPINGPFSMLSIACGTSLATVIGVRGVFLLCGLLEILAPIVCRLLPSYGNVRSKLQEKSG, translated from the coding sequence ATGTGGAAGGATTTGCTTTTGTATCGCGATTTGATGCGCAATCGGAACTTCGGGTTCTATGCGTTCAGCTATTATTTGGCGTCGATCGGCGGGGCGATGACCTTGTTCGCCATTTGGTCCCAAGCGGCGACCTTGACGGAGAACAACCCGATGGCCATCGGCTTGTCGGGCATCCTCGACACCCTGCCGTCGATTCTGTTCGCTCCTTGGGCGGGGTTGCTTGCCGACCGTTATAACAAACGGACGCTTCTAATCGCGTCTCGCATTCTACAAGCGGCTGCTGTGCTTGGCATGGTGTTCACCACCGAGCTCTGGCAGTTGTATGTCCTGGCCGCGTTGCACTCGACGTTCACCGCTTTTGAAACGCCGCCGCATCGGGCGTTGTTGCCAACCTTGGTTCGCGAAGACCAATATGTGACGATGAACTCGTTTATGGTCACGATGAATTCGCTGACCCAGTTCTTCCGCCCGGCCCTCGCAGGGCTTGTCGTCTCGACATTTGGCTATCACGCGGGGTTCTCCGTGAATGTCGTCGTGCAACTGCTCGCAGCGGCCGCGTTGCTGTTCGTCACCGTCAAACCGTCCACCCAACCGGCGGCCGATGAATCGGGAGAAAAAACCGGCATGTGGGGCGGCGTGCGCGAAGGGATGGCGTACATCCGCACCGAGCCAATCCTCATGTATCTGTTTTTCTTCTCCGTGATCATGACGTTCTGCTTCTCCACTCAAGGCCCTCTGACGCAGGTCTTCGTCGGACAGTACCTCGCCGACTCCCCCGATCAAGTCAGCGCCCGCGTGGGATGGTTGTTTTCCAGCATCGGGGTCGGCGGCGTGCTCGGGGCGTTGGTGACGCCGAAGCTGATCTCCCGCCTGCCTGTGTTTCTGCTGTTGATCGCGTCGTTTGCGTTCGACGGACTCGTGGTCATCGTGTTCTCCCAGAGCAACACCCTGTGGCTTGCGATGGTCTGCTACTCGCTGTTTGGCATCATCGGTTCGGTGAACATGATCGTCACCGATACGCTGATTCAACGCATCGTCCCGGAAAACTTGCGCGGTCGGGTCTACGGTGCATTCGGCCCGATCAACGGGCCGTTCTCGATGCTGTCGATTGCGTGCGGCACCTCTCTGGCGACGGTGATTGGCGTGCGCGGCGTCTTTCTGCTCTGCGGATTGCTTGAAATTCTGGCACCGATCGTCTGTCGTTTGCTTCCCTCGTACGGAAACGTCCGTTCAAAACTTCAAGAAAAAAGTGGATAA
- a CDS encoding halocarboxylic acid dehydrogenase DehI family protein — MNMPEISEGEARGRLRQLYHTIKATMRVPLVSEPLRALALYPNFLHLVFEASRPNLLSVHVERMVSELTTYRKPPLQPPPMSTSVLPRDRRGALALLPVFRYETAKLLLLLTAWQETLAERPISGQNHEDAFWPPGILPHFPRNIPLLRIEHATHTQRHVFQNILAAHDLFTLPDVYRALAHHPTFLTGAWEPLHPLVQTDAYEDAARHIRRRAKQLVHALPHPLPLTPNRLLLQVSEREVTAGIGLITAYRHTLPRLLLDVEMMTQMLQV, encoded by the coding sequence ATGAACATGCCGGAGATTTCCGAAGGCGAAGCGCGAGGTCGCTTGCGTCAGTTGTATCACACCATCAAAGCGACGATGCGCGTCCCGCTCGTCAGTGAACCCTTGCGTGCGTTGGCGTTGTATCCAAATTTCCTGCATCTGGTGTTTGAGGCGAGCCGACCGAATTTGCTCTCCGTCCATGTGGAACGAATGGTCTCCGAACTCACCACGTACCGCAAACCACCTCTGCAACCTCCGCCTATGTCCACTTCCGTATTGCCTCGCGACCGCCGGGGCGCGCTTGCACTGCTGCCTGTGTTTCGCTATGAGACGGCCAAACTTCTCCTGTTGCTCACCGCCTGGCAAGAAACACTCGCAGAGCGTCCGATCTCCGGTCAGAACCACGAGGACGCATTCTGGCCACCGGGCATTTTGCCGCACTTCCCTCGCAACATCCCACTCCTGCGCATCGAACACGCAACGCACACCCAACGACACGTTTTCCAAAACATCCTCGCCGCTCACGACCTCTTCACTCTGCCCGATGTCTATCGAGCCCTCGCTCATCACCCGACATTTCTCACCGGCGCTTGGGAGCCGCTGCACCCGCTGGTGCAAACGGACGCCTACGAAGACGCCGCCCGACACATCCGCCGTCGCGCCAAACAACTCGTCCACGCCTTGCCCCATCCCCTGCCGCTGACTCCCAACCGCTTGCTGCTGCAAGTAAGCGAACGCGAAGTCACCGCCGGAATCGGGCTGATCACCGCTTACCGTCACACTCTGCCGCGCCTCCTGCTCGACGTGGAGATGATGACGCAGATGTTGCAAGTGTAA